From the genome of Candidatus Paceibacterota bacterium:
CGCCGCTGCGGGATTGTGATTCTGCGCGTCCGCCTCATCAGGCCCTCCCAATTTGTCCAGCATCCCCCCCGCCAGCCCTACCGCCAGCGTGAACGCGTTCTTGAGCGCCACGCAGACCTCCACGCCTATAATATCCGTCGAGAGAAAGATGTGGTAATAAGGCGTCTTGAACATCTGGCGCAAGACGGGGAGAACCGCGGCATCACGGGACGTGAAATAGACGCAGGTCTGGCGCCGCCCGGCCAGTTCGCCCGCAATGCATGGCCCGCCAATGGCCGCCAGACTCACTTTGCCCCGCACCGCCGCGGGCAGCTCATCGGCCAGCACGTCGGGCAGTATGCGCAGATTACCGTCGGCAGTCGCTTCCAGCCCCTTGGTGACGGCGATGATCTTCATGCCAGGTTTGAGGTGGGGCGCCAGTGTGCGCCCGATCCAGTGCACCCCGGGCGAGCTTACGCCGCTGACGACAACCTCGACGCCTTCCAACGCCTCCGCAATCTGGCCGACCTGAAATGGCTGCACATTGTCCGGGAGCCGGCGCCGCAGGCGAGGATGCCAGCGTTTCTCCAGGCACGAAGCAATGATCTCGGCGTCAAGATGGGTCCCGACCAAGCGGACGTGGTGGCCGTTATCGCTTAGCGGCCAGGCCACCGCCGATCCCATCATCCCCGCGCCTACGATTGTTACATCAGACATGCTGCATCCTCAATGCTGCTTGCGCAACGCTGTGGTGTTATTGTGTTGCCAGCCATAATGAGGCGGCAGGGTGTCAGGCCGACGTCAACGGGTCAAGTTCCTGGGCGGAGAAGCGTGGCGGAACCGCCAATTTGACGCGCCGCTTATCACCGTAAGCCATAGATCTTCCGCGCGTTCTTGGAGAAGAGCCGCACTCGCTCAGCCTTGGTGCAGCCATTGGTGATTTCGCCCACCGCCTCCAACCAACGGCGGAAGCTGCAAGCCAGGGTGCACACCGGCCAATCGCTCCCGAACAGCACGCGCTTGAACCCAAACTGCGCCAACACCTGATTGACGTAAGGTCTAAGCTGCTCGATCGTACCTGTGCTCCAATCCAGGCTGGTCGCCGCCCCTGAGACCTTGCACGAGATGTTCGGCAACGCGGCCAGTTTCTGGATGTCCTGGCTCCATCGCTCGAAGGCCCCCTGCTTGATATTTGGATTGCCAAGATGATTGAGCACAAAGGACACCTGCGGGCATTGTTCGACGAGCTTGACCACGGCGGGAAGCTGTTCCGCGCGAGCCCCCACATCAAACGTCAGCTTCGCTTGCGCCAGCATCTTCACGCCCGCGACAAATGGCCGGCGCAGGCAGAACTCCACGTCTCGCTCGGATTGAATCAGGTGCCGGATGCCCTTGACCAGCCGGCGATGGGAGAAGTCCTCCAAGGTCCGCGCGAGGGCCTTTTCGTCGTCCATCGGCGCAAAGGCAACGATACCCCCGATCCGTGGTTCCATTGCTGCCAGTTTCTCCACCCAGGCTGCCTCCTCCCTGCATTGATCTCGCCGGCATGCGGCCTCAACGAACACCAACCGCTCAACCCGAACACCGTTTGTTGCCTCCCAGTAATCCCCCGGGAGTCTCGGACCGCCAATCGCCAGGTTCCGCAGCCAACCATAGTCCAACCCCGCCGGATCCCAGAAATGCACATGAGAGTCAATGATAGGCAGGTCGGCCAGTCGCTGAGGCAACACTGTCTCCGCGCCCCACAACGAACGCTTCAAGATGGAAATCCCCAAACAAGTCATCACACTCGATTTGAGGAAGGCCCTTCTTCTCATGCGCTTACCCGCTCACCCTGCACGGGATACGAAAATGACAGCACGGCGAAGTAAAAGCCTGGTGTTCACCTTCCAAAGTAGAGGCTTAAACTGCGGGCCGCTTCAAGACTCCTAGCGCTGAATCCGCGCCGATCCGCCTTTGGCGAACGCGCGGACCTGGTCCAGCGTAGCCATGGTGGTGTCGCCGGGGAAAGTGGTCAGGAGCGCGCCATGAGCCCAACCGAGCTTGACTGCTTCCGCCGGCTCTTCGCCGGTCAGCAGGCCATAGAAGAAGCCAGCCGCGTAACCGTCGCCGCCGCCGACGCGGTCGAGAACGTCCAACTCGCAGGTGGGCGCGGTGTAAGTCTGACCGTCAATCCAGGCAACGGCGCCCCAACTGTGGCGGTTGGTGGAATGCACCTCGCGGAGGGTGGTGGCCACGACCTTGATCTGGGGATGCTTCTTCGTGACCTTGCCAATCATCCCGATGAAGGCGCTGGGGTCGAGCTTGTTCTTGGCGGCGACTTCG
Proteins encoded in this window:
- a CDS encoding amidohydrolase family protein, translated to MKRSLWGAETVLPQRLADLPIIDSHVHFWDPAGLDYGWLRNLAIGGPRLPGDYWEATNGVRVERLVFVEAACRRDQCREEAAWVEKLAAMEPRIGGIVAFAPMDDEKALARTLEDFSHRRLVKGIRHLIQSERDVEFCLRRPFVAGVKMLAQAKLTFDVGARAEQLPAVVKLVEQCPQVSFVLNHLGNPNIKQGAFERWSQDIQKLAALPNISCKVSGAATSLDWSTGTIEQLRPYVNQVLAQFGFKRVLFGSDWPVCTLACSFRRWLEAVGEITNGCTKAERVRLFSKNARKIYGLR
- a CDS encoding glycerol-3-phosphate dehydrogenase, which encodes MSDVTIVGAGMMGSAVAWPLSDNGHHVRLVGTHLDAEIIASCLEKRWHPRLRRRLPDNVQPFQVGQIAEALEGVEVVVSGVSSPGVHWIGRTLAPHLKPGMKIIAVTKGLEATADGNLRILPDVLADELPAAVRGKVSLAAIGGPCIAGELAGRRQTCVYFTSRDAAVLPVLRQMFKTPYYHIFLSTDIIGVEVCVALKNAFTLAVGLAGGMLDKLGGPDEADAQNHNPAAALFGASAKEMARLVSLLGGDPAMAASLPGVGDQYVTCMGGRTVRLGRLLGKGMTYEQARAEMAGETLESAFVVTQIAKALPGLEARGLLGREELPLTRCLCRIITERAPAEVDFDRLFLDDLK